One Nocardioides luti DNA window includes the following coding sequences:
- a CDS encoding ABC transporter permease: MSVDLHYVWFGLGLSALTGLTLAVGRWARIGLGWFPLWAIVRAVVQLTVIALVLRGILAVPWTVVAFVVLMLSTASWTAMGRLKELHRGRRTAVAGVLTGALTTIVVIFVLHLVDFQVRYVVAVGGIIIGNSMSAATLAGRNFLRGSRARKDEVEAWLSLGATPSRAHEEIGREAVRESLLPNLDQTKSTGLVTLPGAFVGALFGGASPATAAQFQLVVLAGIALTMTITGVVVTRLAGRTPYVVSADA; encoded by the coding sequence GTGAGCGTCGACCTGCACTACGTGTGGTTCGGCCTCGGGCTGTCCGCGTTGACCGGGCTCACCCTGGCCGTCGGCCGGTGGGCCCGGATCGGGCTGGGCTGGTTCCCGCTGTGGGCGATCGTCCGCGCGGTCGTCCAGCTGACGGTGATCGCGCTGGTGCTGCGCGGGATCCTCGCGGTGCCGTGGACCGTGGTCGCCTTCGTGGTGCTGATGCTGAGCACCGCGTCGTGGACCGCGATGGGGCGTCTCAAGGAGCTCCACCGCGGCCGCCGCACCGCCGTCGCGGGCGTGCTCACCGGCGCGCTCACCACGATCGTGGTGATCTTCGTCCTGCACCTGGTGGACTTCCAGGTGCGGTACGTCGTCGCCGTCGGCGGCATCATCATCGGCAACTCCATGTCCGCGGCGACGCTCGCCGGCCGCAACTTCCTGCGCGGCTCCCGCGCCCGCAAGGACGAGGTCGAGGCCTGGCTGTCGCTGGGTGCGACCCCGAGCCGGGCGCACGAGGAGATCGGCCGCGAGGCGGTCCGCGAGTCCCTCCTGCCCAACCTCGACCAGACCAAGTCGACCGGCCTCGTCACGCTGCCCGGGGCGTTCGTCGGCGCGCTCTTCGGCGGGGCCAGCCCCGCCACCGCGGCCCAGTTCCAGCTGGTCGTGCTCGCCGGCATCGCGCTGACCATGACCATCACGGGCGTCGTCGTGACCCGGCTCGCCGGCCGGACGCCGTACGTCGTGTCCGCCGACGCCTGA
- a CDS encoding CG0192-related protein, giving the protein MALLHHATLTPSKRDLMAAWLATRDWCPDPDVTVVASYRFDDPAGEVGIEAAVLRTPDGTLLHVPLTYRGAPLEGADAHLAGTMEHSVLGARWVYDACGDPVGMAALATAVLTGGSEAEQYFEEDGRREVREPSMTVRGSGSDEPSDASSPAADAVEPHDDGGVTTIRVDAREVLVARVLGTDLTAGGPVDGTLTGRWDGQEPVTLAAVRHLPTT; this is encoded by the coding sequence ATGGCCCTCCTCCACCACGCGACCCTCACCCCCTCCAAGCGCGACCTGATGGCCGCCTGGCTGGCGACGCGGGACTGGTGCCCGGACCCGGACGTCACGGTCGTGGCGTCGTACCGCTTCGACGACCCGGCCGGCGAGGTCGGCATCGAGGCGGCCGTGCTGCGGACGCCGGACGGGACGCTGCTGCACGTGCCGCTGACCTACCGCGGCGCGCCGCTCGAGGGCGCGGACGCGCACCTCGCGGGGACGATGGAGCACTCGGTTCTCGGGGCGCGCTGGGTGTACGACGCGTGCGGCGACCCGGTCGGCATGGCCGCGCTGGCGACCGCGGTGCTGACGGGCGGGTCGGAGGCCGAGCAGTACTTCGAGGAGGACGGGCGGCGCGAGGTCCGCGAGCCCAGCATGACGGTCCGGGGGAGCGGGTCCGACGAGCCGAGCGACGCATCGAGCCCGGCCGCGGACGCCGTCGAGCCCCACGACGACGGCGGCGTCACGACCATCCGAGTGGATGCGCGGGAGGTCCTCGTCGCCCGCGTCCTCGGCACCGACCTCACCGCCGGTGGGCCCGTCGACGGGACCCTCACCGGCCGGTGGGACGGCCAGGAGCCGGTCACCCTCGCCGCCGTTCGCCACCTGCCCACCACCTGA
- a CDS encoding phospholipase D-like domain-containing protein — protein sequence MTDAHDPAAWLLSKDERGNPSTRLDDHLPGDTAWSEGNLVRPLVHGATYFAELYERLQATRKGDLVFFTDWQGDFDERLTDDPDSEVGEVLARADERGVDVRGLVWRSHSAAMGFTSEQNRHLGERLQARGAEALLDMRVRSGGSHHQKMVMIRHLGEPERDIAYVGGIDLCHSRRDDADHGGDPQAMELASEYGPTPPWHDMQAAITGPAVYDVETVFRERWEDPTPLSRSPLRWAKDKLTGIDLDPDPMPEQQPPPPPVEGGTHAVQLLRTYPDLRLNRDYPFANGGERSVARGYTKALEKARRIIYVEDQYLWGKHVGKVFTDSLRQHADLRVVAVVPLHPDVEGAFSRTPQLVGRARAMREMADAAPGRVGIYGLENHAGTPVYVHAKTCVIDDAWTTIGSDNFNRRSWTHDSELSAVVIDRSQEVPNYALRHRLTLAAEHLDRAVTPETLLDVMADCVDPHGMFEAYADCAARLDAWHAGGREGSRPAGRLRQLAIPDPGPVARFLSLPMYLTLHDPDGRPRSLRRKDAF from the coding sequence GTGACCGACGCGCATGACCCCGCAGCCTGGCTGCTCAGCAAGGACGAACGCGGCAACCCCAGCACCCGCCTCGACGACCACCTCCCGGGCGACACCGCCTGGTCCGAGGGCAACCTGGTCCGTCCGCTGGTCCACGGGGCGACGTACTTCGCCGAGCTCTACGAGCGCCTCCAGGCGACGCGCAAGGGCGACCTCGTCTTCTTCACCGACTGGCAGGGCGACTTCGACGAGCGGCTCACCGACGATCCCGACAGCGAGGTCGGCGAGGTGCTGGCCCGCGCGGACGAGCGCGGCGTCGACGTCCGCGGCCTCGTGTGGCGCTCCCACTCGGCCGCGATGGGCTTCACCTCGGAGCAGAACCGGCACCTCGGCGAGCGGCTCCAGGCCCGCGGCGCCGAGGCGCTGCTCGACATGCGCGTGCGCAGCGGCGGCTCGCACCACCAGAAGATGGTGATGATCCGCCACCTCGGCGAGCCCGAGCGGGACATCGCCTACGTCGGCGGCATCGACCTGTGCCACTCCCGCCGCGACGACGCCGACCACGGCGGCGACCCGCAGGCGATGGAGCTCGCGAGCGAGTACGGCCCCACCCCGCCCTGGCACGACATGCAGGCCGCGATCACCGGCCCCGCGGTGTACGACGTGGAGACGGTGTTCCGCGAGCGCTGGGAGGACCCGACGCCGCTGAGCCGGAGCCCGCTGCGCTGGGCCAAGGACAAGCTGACCGGGATCGACCTCGACCCCGACCCGATGCCCGAGCAGCAGCCCCCGCCCCCGCCCGTCGAGGGCGGCACGCACGCCGTCCAGCTGCTGCGCACCTACCCCGACCTGCGGCTCAACCGCGACTACCCGTTCGCCAACGGCGGCGAGCGCAGCGTGGCGCGCGGCTACACGAAGGCGCTGGAGAAGGCGCGCCGGATCATCTACGTCGAGGACCAGTACCTCTGGGGCAAGCACGTCGGCAAGGTCTTCACCGACTCGCTGCGCCAGCACGCCGACCTCCGGGTCGTCGCCGTCGTACCCCTCCACCCCGACGTCGAGGGCGCCTTCTCGCGCACGCCCCAGCTGGTCGGCCGCGCCCGCGCGATGCGGGAGATGGCGGACGCCGCGCCCGGCCGGGTCGGGATCTACGGGCTCGAGAACCACGCCGGCACGCCGGTCTACGTGCACGCCAAGACCTGCGTCATCGACGACGCGTGGACCACGATCGGCTCCGACAACTTCAACCGGCGCTCGTGGACCCACGACTCCGAGCTGTCCGCGGTCGTCATCGACCGCAGCCAGGAGGTGCCGAACTACGCGCTGCGGCACCGGCTCACGCTGGCCGCCGAGCACCTCGACCGCGCGGTCACGCCGGAGACGCTGCTCGACGTGATGGCCGACTGCGTCGACCCGCACGGCATGTTCGAGGCGTACGCCGACTGCGCGGCGCGGCTGGACGCCTGGCACGCCGGCGGGCGCGAGGGGTCACGTCCGGCCGGGCGGCTCCGGCAGCTGGCGATCCCGGACCCCGGGCCGGTCGCGCGGTTCCTGTCGCTGCCGATGTACCTCACGCTCCACGACCCCGACGGCCGACCGCGCTCGCTGCGCCGCAAGGACGCCTTCTAG